Proteins encoded by one window of Nicotiana tabacum cultivar K326 chromosome 10, ASM71507v2, whole genome shotgun sequence:
- the LOC107785513 gene encoding S-adenosylmethionine synthase 1 (The RefSeq protein has 3 substitutions compared to this genomic sequence), with amino-acid sequence METFLFTSESVNEGHPDKLCDQVSDAILDACLEQDPESKVACETCTKTNMVMVFGEITTKATVDYEKIVRDTCRGIGFTSADVGLDADNCKVLVNIEQQSPDIAQGVHGHLTKKPEEIGAGDQGHMFGYATDETPELMPLTHVWATKLGAKLTEVRKNKTCPWLRPDGKTQVTVEYKNDNGAMVPIRVHTVLISTQHDETVTNDQIAQDLKEHVIKPVIPSQYLDENTIFHLNPSGRFVIGGPHGDAGLTGRKIIIDTYGGWGAHGGGAFSGKDPTKVDRSGAYIVRQAAKSVVASGLARRCIVQVSYAIGVAEPLSVFVDTYKTGTIPDKDILTLIKENFDFRPGMMSINLDLLRGGNFRYQKTAAYGHFGRDDPDFSWETVKVLKPKA; translated from the coding sequence ATGGAAACTTTCTTGTTCACCTCAGAGTCAGTCAATGAAGGCCACCCCGACAAGCTCTGTGACCAGGTCTCAGATGCAATTCTTGATGCTTGCTTAGAACAGGATCCAGAAAGCAAGGTTGCATGTGAAACCTGCACAAAGACAAACATGGTTATGGTCTTTGGAGAGATCACAACCAAGGCCACTGTTGACTATGAGAAGATAGTGCGTGACACATGCAGAGGCATTGGGTTCACCTCAGCAGATGTTGGCCTTGACGCTGACAACTGCAAGGTTCTTGTCAACATCGAGCAGCAGAGCCCTGACATTGCCCAAGGTGTTCACGGTCATCTTACCAAGAAACCAGAAGAGATTGGAGCTGGTGACCAAGGTCACATGTTTGGCTATGCCACTGATGAAACCCCAGAGCTCATGCCCCTTACCCATGTTTTGGCCACTAAGCTTGGTGCCAAGCTTACCGAAGTGAGGAAGAACAAGACTTGCCCATGGCTCAGACCAGATGGCAAGACCCAAGTTACTGTTGAGTACAAGAACGACAATGGTGCCATGGTCCCAATTAGAGTTCACACTGTTCTCATCTCAACTCAACATGACGAAACTGTCACAAACGACCAGATTGCCCAGGACTTGAAAGAGCATGTGATCAAACCTGTGATCCCATCTCAGTACCTTGATGAGAATACCATCTTCCACCTCAACCCATCAGGTCGCTTCGTCATCGGTGGACCACACGGAGATGCTGGACTTACCGGCAGGAAAATTATCATTGACACCTACGGAGGCTGGGGTGCCCATGGTGGAGGTGCTTTCTCAGGAAAGGACCCTACTAAGGTGGACAGGAGTGGTGCTTATATTGTTAGACAGGCAGCAAAGAGTGTGGTCGCCTCAGGACTTGCTCGCCGCTGTATTGTGCAGGTTTCTTATGCTATCGGTGTGGCTGAACCACTTTCCGTGTTTGTTGACACTTACAAGACTGGAACAATTCCAGACAAGGATATTTTGGCTCTGATCAAGGAGAACTTTGACTTCAGGCCTGGAATGATGTCAATCAATCTTGACTTGTTAAGAGGAGGCAACTTCAGGTACCAGAAGACTGCAGCTTATGGTCACTTTGGCCGTGATGACCCCGACTTCACATGGGAGACTGTCAAGGTCCTCAAGCCAAAAGCTTAA